The Glycine soja cultivar W05 chromosome 3, ASM419377v2, whole genome shotgun sequence genome window below encodes:
- the LOC114406751 gene encoding protein POLYCHOME-like encodes MPESRDRRITVVDLAAAIARRRASFIYIDSPPLRTPQRTAAIGRGRASGSPGSQNTPPSTARRGRGRVPSRNVLPAWYPRTPLRDITVVVQAIERRRARSGEAEGQRIGSTDPASDRLVTEPSEPASADSAVKSPKSVGVKLRTPFGSKVPKIFLDISELPEDDESETLTPQKKLLNNIDQVEEAVREELKKLKRTPSAKKAEREKRVRTLMSMR; translated from the exons ATGCCCGAATCACGCGACCGTCGCATAACCGTCGTCGACCTCGCCGCCGCCATCGCCCGCCGCCGCGCCTCATTCATCTACATCGATTCTCCGCCGCTCCGAACGCCTCAAAGAACCGCCGCCATCGGCCGTGGAAGAGCTAGCGGTTCTCCCGGCTCTCAGAACACACCTCCATCAACTGCTCGACGTGGTAGAGGACGCGTTCCGTCACGCAACGTGCTTCCCGCGTGGTACCCTAGGACACCACTCCGTGACATTACTGTTGTCGTTCAG GCGATCGAGAGGAGAAGAGCGAGGTCAGGAGAAGCCGAAGGCCAGCGAATCGGAAGCACCGATCCTGCTTCGGATCGATTAGTTACAGAACCTTCCGAACCTGCTTCTGCTGATTCTGCGGTGAAATCGCCGAAATCCGTTGGTGTGAAGCTCCGAACGCCGTTCGGCAGCAAAGTGCCGAAGATCTTCCTCGACATTTCGGAGTTACCGGAAGACGACGAATCGGAGACTCTGACGCCGCAGAAGAAGCTTCTTAACAACATCGATCAGGTTGAGGAAGCCGTGCGCGAAGAACTGAAGAAGCTGAAGAGAACTCCGAGTGCGAAGAAAGCAGAGAGGGAAAAGCGCGTTCGCACATTGATGTCCATGAGGTGA